The following are encoded together in the Dickeya lacustris genome:
- the cysE gene encoding serine O-acetyltransferase, whose product MSNDELELVWKHIKDEARSLADCEPMLASFFHATLLKHENLGSALSYMLANKLANAIMPAIAIREVVEEAYRADPQMIASAARDIMAVRLRDPAVDKYSTPLLYLKGFHALQAYRIGHWLWQQDRRALAIYLQNQISVSFGVDIHPAARIGCGIMLDHATGIVIGETAVVENDVSILQSVTLGGTGKTNGDRHPKIREGVMIGAGAKILGNIEVGCGAKIGAGSVVLQPVPPHTTAAGVPARIVGRPESDKPSLDMDQYFNGSLRGFEDGDGI is encoded by the coding sequence ATGTCGAATGATGAGCTGGAACTGGTCTGGAAACACATTAAAGATGAGGCGCGCAGCCTGGCGGACTGCGAACCGATGCTGGCCAGCTTCTTTCACGCGACGCTGTTAAAACATGAGAACCTGGGCAGTGCCTTAAGCTATATGCTCGCCAACAAACTGGCGAATGCCATCATGCCCGCGATTGCCATTCGTGAGGTCGTGGAAGAGGCGTATCGCGCCGACCCGCAAATGATTGCCTCTGCCGCCCGCGATATTATGGCGGTGCGCCTGCGTGACCCGGCGGTGGATAAATACTCCACGCCGCTGTTGTACCTGAAAGGGTTTCACGCGTTGCAGGCTTATCGCATCGGCCACTGGCTGTGGCAGCAAGACCGTCGGGCGCTGGCGATTTATCTGCAAAATCAAATTTCTGTCTCGTTCGGTGTGGATATTCATCCTGCCGCCCGCATTGGTTGCGGCATTATGCTCGACCACGCAACCGGCATCGTCATCGGTGAAACGGCGGTGGTGGAAAACGATGTCTCCATTCTGCAATCCGTCACGCTCGGGGGAACCGGCAAAACCAATGGCGACCGTCACCCGAAAATTCGTGAAGGGGTGATGATTGGCGCAGGAGCCAAAATCCTCGGTAATATCGAAGTCGGTTGTGGGGCGAAAATCGGCGCGGGTTCCGTGGTGTTACAACCGGTGCCGCCACATACCACCGCAGCCGGTGTGCCCGCGCGGATTGTGGGCCGCCCGGAGAGTGATAAACCGTCGCTGGATATGGATCAATACTTCAACGGCTCGCTGCGCGGCTTTGAAGACGGCGACGGGATTTGA